AGATAGCCAGCGACGGGACGGAAAAATTTCTCTGGGAGCTATCCGACGGCGAATACATCGAGACGGTGGTTATCAGACATCCTGATCATATTACTTTCTGTATATCCAGTCAGGTAGGGTGTCAGCTCGGGTGTACATTCTGTGCCACCGGATTGAGCGGCTTCAAGAGAGATCTCAGGACTTCGGAAATTGTAGCGCAGGTCCTCTATATGGAACAGAAGATAGGAAAAGAAGTGAACAACATAGTCTTTATGGGCATGGGCGAGCCATTTTTGAACAACGAGGCCGTCTTTAAGAGTATTGAGATACTCCATGAAAAGAAAGGGAGAAACCTTGGCATCAGACACTTCACGATCTCCACCGCGGGAATTCCCGAAGGTATAAAAAAGCTGGCAAATTCCGGACTCGATGTAAAACTCTCCGTTTCCCTTCATGCAGCTGATGACGAGAAGCGAAGCGAGTTGATGCCAATCAACAGGAGATTTCCCCTCAAAGAGCTATTTAATATACTGGATTATTACCAGAAAGAAACGGGAAACCGGATAACTTTTGAATACATATTAATAGATGGAATCAATGATTCCCTTGAGGATGCGAGAAAGCTTGCTGTTTTGCTCAAAGGCATGAAGGCATTTGTGAATCTTATACCCGTCAACCCGGTAGTTCCTCGTTTTAATCGGCCATCAGTGGAGCGTTCAAAGGCTTTTGAGAAAACCCTAAGGGACATGGGGATAGAAGCGGCTGTCAGAGTCGAAAAGGGAACGGACATAGACGCGGCCTGTGGCCAGTTGAGAAGGCGTCATCTCAGGGGTGATTCATTTTGACCAACGAGCGTCTAAGAGGAACCGTCATTCGTTACGATAGCAGGACTCTCATCGTGACCGAGCTTCATACCCGAAAACACTATCTATGTGATATGCCCGGTCGTTTCAAGAAGCTGGGGATTCGACCGATCGTTGGTGATATCGTGGAGTTCATTTCCACAGGTGAAAGCAGCGGCATAGTGGAAAACATTCTAAAGCGCCGAAATGAGCTGAAGAGACCGAGAATAGCCAATGTAGATCAGATCGTTCTTGTCACCTGTCTTGAAGAACCCGCCGTGCCCTTTTATATCCTGGACAGATTCCTTGTTCTTGCGGAGTATAGCGGACTTCCAACAGTTATTGCTGTAAACAAAGTGGACCTTCTGAGATCTCGTGAATTTCTGCGAGAACTTTACCATACATATGGAGAGTATTACAATATTATCGAAGTCTCTGCCAAAACGGGGCATAACATCGATCTGTTACGGGAAGTGTTCAAGGGTAAGATTTCCACCATGGCTGGCATGTCTGGTGTGGGAAAAAGCAGTCTGCTCAATGCCCTGAATCCGGGGCTCAGGTTGAAGACTTCTGATATTTCCAGAAGACTGGACAGGGGAAAGCACACGACCTCGCGAGTCGAGCTCCTCGAATTTGATTTTGGCGGATACGTAGCCGATACACCGGGCTTTGCATCACTGGAGTTGCCGGAACTTATGCCGGAGGAATTGAAAGAATATTTCAGAGAATTGAAAGCGCATAGTGGCTACTGTGCCTTTTCTGACTGCGTTCATATAAATGAGCCGAACTGCTACATAAAAGAACTCGTTGAAACTGAGGATATTCCTTTAACGAGATATGAAAGCTACAAGAAGATGTACGAAGAACTGCTGGAACGGAGTAAGCAAAGAAAGGGGCGGAGATAGTGGTAAAAGTGTCACCTTCAATACTGGCTGCAGATTTTTTGAAACTCCAGCTCGAGCTCGAGAAGGTCAGAAATGCCGATTATTTACACATAGACGTTATGGATGGACACTTCGTGCCAAACATCACCTTTGGCATCCCATTAATGGAAGCGCTCAACAGAACTGATACTCCACCTCTCGACGTCCATCTCATGATCTCCGAACCTTCAAGGTATGTTGATAAATTCATTGACCTCGGCGCAAAGATTGTTGCCGTACATATCGAGGCTGAAAACCATCTCCATCGGCTATTGGAGAATATCAAATCACGGGGTGTGGAAGCCTTTGTGGCTATCAACCCTCATACACCCGTAAATTCGCTTGAGAACATTTTGCCTTTTCTAGACGGTGTGCTTGTAATGACGGTGAACCCGGGCTTTACCGGTCAAAAGTTCATTCCACATATTGCTGAAAAAGTAAAGCAACTAGACATTATAAGGAAAGAAAGAGATCTGAAATTCCGCATAGCCGTTGATGGTGGGATAAATCTGAATAATGCTCCGATCGTAGTAGAATTTGGCGCGGATATACTAGTGATGGGTGCTGCCATTTTCAGAAGCGCTGCACCGGAAGAAGTAGTCACGAAAGTGAAGGAGTTGAAACGATGAACCTCAAAATTCACCTCGTCACTGGTAACAATCACAAAGTTGAAGAGATAAGATCACTTGCTGATAATGAACTTACCGTTGTTCCTATCAGCGATCTTGTTGGAGAAATCGAGGTAGATGAGAAGGGAGACACTTTCCTGCAGAATGCCCTGATAAAGGTCGAAACTTTCAGGCACCTCGGAATCCCTCTGGTAGCAGATGATTCCGGTCTTGAGATAGACGCGCTCAATGGGTTCCCTGGTGTGCAGTCTTCAAGATTCATGGAAGGGCGTCCTTATTCAGAGAAAATGGCTGAGATATTACAACGTTTGGACGGTGAAAAAAACAGGAAGGCACGTTTCAAATGTGCTGCTGTTTTTTACCATCCATCTGGTGTGGTGCTGGCGGTCGAAGGTACTGTGGAAGGAAGTATAGCGTACGAAATAAGGGGAGAACAGGGCTTTGGGTATGACCCCATATTCGTGCCTGATGGCTATGACAGAACCTTTGGCGAGCTGGGACAGGAGGTAAAGTCTATAATCAGTCACAGGGCACGAGCATTCAAGAAACTATTCTCACTGCTTCGCCTTTTCTTTTCGAATATAGATACAGAAAAGCACCACAAATCATCAGAATAATTGAGACAACCTGTGCGGTTCGAAATTGTCCCACAATAAGACTGTCCAACCTGAGAGCTTCTATGAAGTATCTGCCGGCTGAATACAGCACCATGTACAAGCCGGTTGTCTCACCGTAGTTTTTTCTGAATTTTCTTGTATAGTTGAAGACTATAAAGAAGACAAACAGGTCCCACAGGCTTTCATATAGGAAAGTCGGGTGGAAGTATTCGAACTCTCTAAAACCCGGCATTCGGTAAGCAAGGGGAACATACATTTTCCATGGAAGATCCGTAGGGGCACCGTATGCTTCGTGATTCATGAAATTACCCCAACGTCCTATTGCCTGGGCCAGTGGGAGAACGGAAGTGAATATATCAGAAGCCTGCAAGAATTTTATCCCCGCACTCTTTTTCAAACGAGTATAGAGAAATCCAGATAAGAGAGCACCAAAGATGGCTCCGTGTATAGCGAGTCCGCCGTTCCAGATTCTGAATATCTCCATAGGGTATTCTCTGTAGAGCTCGAACTCGAAAGCCACGTAATAAAGTCGTGCACCGATTATTCCAGCTATGATACCCCAGAAGATCATCTCAATGAGATGGTCTTCCTTGATACCTTCTTTTAGAGCCAGTTTTTTGCCAAGAAGATATGCGACAAATATGGCGGAAGCTATAAGAAATCCATACCATCTAATTTCAAAGGGTCCCAGTTTTAGCAATATAGGATTGACTACAATTCTTCCCGAGAATGAGAGTACCACGAACCAGCCCAGCAGAATAATTCCAGTGAATGCCAGTGCAAAAAAAAGCAGCGACTTTTTCATTATATATCCCCCCAATTGTCCATATTATACAAAAAACATGCTGGCACAAGCCAGCATGTTTTCATAACCGAATTTTATTCTTTTTCTTCGTTTTCTACTTTTGTATCTTCAGAAGTTTCTTCCTTTTTCTCTTCTTCGGTTTCAATTTCCTTAATGGTTGCAACTTCGATGACCAAATCGAGTACTTTGTTCTTTTTTAGATTCGAGACGATATCTTCGCGAAGGTCCTCTCTGGATTTGACGATCTCCACAGCTCTTTCAACGGAGATACCCCAGTAAGGCGCGAGTTCTTCGGCATTTTTCAAAATCTCTTCTTCAGTAACTTCGATTTCATTAGTCCTGGCTATTTCCTCGATGAAACGCTCTCTTTTGAGTTCATTGAGAATGCTTTCTCTGATCTGATTTCTCAAGTTCTCTTCGCTTCCGGCCTGCTTCAGGTATGTTTGGTAAGTCTTTTCTTTGATAAGGTTTTCTATGGATTTAACAACGAAATAGTCTATCGTTTTGTCGGAGATTTTAACGTCGACAAAATCAGCGATCTTATCGAAAGCCTGTTGCCTTAAGAAGTCTCTCTTCCAGTTGTCGAAGGCTTCCATTCCTTCTTTTTCGATCTTCTTCTTCAACTCTTCGAGTGTTTCCACTTCACTGGTAACAGATTTGGCGAACTCATCATCGAGTTCCATAAGAATGCGTTTGTAAACTTCTTTAATACCAACGGTATAGTTGTAAACGTTGTCGGAGTTCTCAAATGTTCTTTCGAACTCCACAATGTCACCTTTTTTCTTCCCTATGATATTGGTGACAATGGGCCTGTCGTCGCCCTCGACTATGTGTATCTCCTGCGTCTTTTTGTCGGCAATTACTTTTCCATCTTTGACGATGGTGTATTCGATTTCTACAACGTCACCTATCTCTGCGGGACCTTCTTTAGGCTCAATGATAGCATTCTCATTTCTGAGCTCTTCCAGTTTGTTATCAACGTAATTGACGAGTACCTCTTCTTTCTTTGGGATGGAGAACTCCACTCCTTTGTAATCTTTGACCTCGGCTTTGGGTTTTCTGTGCAATTCAACAACAAAGGTTATGCTTCCGTCGTCGTTTCTCTTTCTTTCGGCAATAATAGCGGGGATAAAGAGCTCTTCATCCTTGAGCTCTTCTTCAACTTTCTTCCCAAGTTCATCGAAGACGATTTCATCGAAGTTCTCGCCAAGATAGGACATTATTATCCCTTTTGGTGCTTTGCCCTTTCTAAAACCACGAATTGAGTAATTTGCGTTAACATGCCTTACTGCTTCATCCTCGGCTCTCCCCACTTCTTCAGGGGTAAATACGAATTCGAAAACTTCAACGTTGAGTTCCTGACTGATATTCTTCTTTTCCACTCTTGACCCTCCTATCACGTCTTACATAGATTGCGTGTTTCCGGTCGATTATAAGTCTTTAGTTCGTCACATCGGTTAAACAAAGGTTATAATTCCAGTATTTTATATTCATCGTTCAGTTCGTTCAATAATAAACATGTTTCCTTCCCCGTGAGGTAACCGCAGGCTTCTCCAGGATTCACGATGAAGGGCTTGCCCGGTCTTATATCCATGTTGTGGGTATGACCGTAGAAGATGTAATCTATATCTTTCAGGCTTTTGAGGGCGAAGGGCTCGTGCATCAATGCGATCCTTTTGCCTCTGTGTGTTATTTCGACAGGTCCAATAAAAAAGGATTCACCCAGGATACGCTTGAGCATTATTTTCTCTCCATCGTTGTTACCAGCTACTACGAAGATCTCACCGTCAAACTCCGTTAATAGCTTTGCTGTGAAAGGAGATATGATGTCGCCGCAGTGAAATATTGTATCGACGTAGTGTTCTTTTGCCAGCTTAATAGCCTTTTTCAAGCTTTCGATGTTGTCGTGAGTATCTGCTATCACCATCCACATTTCATTACCCTCCTGTTAGTTGTAAATTTATTTGTTATCGCATACAATTATACTGTCGATTGAGAAATAATCGTCAAAAAATTGATACTCTGGAGTTGAAAGAATTGGCAGAATATATTCTTCGTTTTGGAAGAGGAGGACTGCTCAGATTTCTTTCCAGACAGGAAACGAGCACAGCTATCGAAAGGATGTTGAGACGCGCGAAGATACCAATTGCCTATTCCCAGGGCTTTCACCCTCATCCGAAGCTCTCATACGCGCCGGCGGTACCTACGGGAGTCGCAAGTTCTGCGCTATACCTCAAAATAACTACCACGACAAAAGATGATGAAATATTTGACAAGCTTCTTGAACATTCGGTCTTTACGTTGCGAATTCTCGGAGTGTGGGAAGTACCTGAGGGCACAGATTTTCAGGAACTCGTTGAAAAATACAGTTACTGCCTGTATCTTCCAAAAGGAAGGTTTGATCCCAACAGATTTTCGCCGGAAATAATTGTGAAGAAAGTCGGTAAAAGAAACGTAAAGACCTTCAAAGCAGGCGAAGTGTACGAAGGATACGAATTTTCTGAACTGAACGACTACTTTATGGTAAAATATTTTCAGCCAATAACAAAGCTCGTTTCATACCAGGAGTTATTAAAAATTCTTTCAATAACCGATGGTGTATCAGAAGGATCGGTATATGTTTATGTTTTTGATGCGGTGCATAAAGGGAGATATTTAAGTGAAATTCTCAATGATATAGGAGGGAAAAAGAATGTCCGGTCATAATAAGTGGGCCAATATTAAACACAGAAAAGCGGCCCAGGATGCGAAGAAATCCAAAATCTTTACTAAGATCATCAGGGAACTCATGGTCGCTGCAAGGGAAGGCGGAACGGATCCCGTCACAAATACTGCCCTCAGAGCCGCTATGGATAAAGCTAAAGCAGCAAACATGCCCAAAGACACGATGGAAAAAGCCATCAAGAAAGGCGCCGGGGAACTCGAAGGACAGTCTTTCGTTGAGGCCATGTATGAAGGTTATGCCCCTGGTGGCGTTGCAATGCTGATCAGAGCCTTAACAGACAACAAGAACAGAACAGCTCAGGAAATCAGACACATTCTATCGAAGCACGGCGGTAACATGGCTGAAAGCGGAAGCGTCGCGTGG
This genomic interval from Kosmotoga pacifica contains the following:
- the rlmN gene encoding 23S rRNA (adenine(2503)-C(2))-methyltransferase RlmN, coding for MKELLSLNYEEFKNEILALGLVRFRADQVFDWVYRKKVFDFEAMTNLSKANRALLKEHFTFPVFSMKNRQIASDGTEKFLWELSDGEYIETVVIRHPDHITFCISSQVGCQLGCTFCATGLSGFKRDLRTSEIVAQVLYMEQKIGKEVNNIVFMGMGEPFLNNEAVFKSIEILHEKKGRNLGIRHFTISTAGIPEGIKKLANSGLDVKLSVSLHAADDEKRSELMPINRRFPLKELFNILDYYQKETGNRITFEYILIDGINDSLEDARKLAVLLKGMKAFVNLIPVNPVVPRFNRPSVERSKAFEKTLRDMGIEAAVRVEKGTDIDAACGQLRRRHLRGDSF
- the rsgA gene encoding ribosome small subunit-dependent GTPase A, whose protein sequence is MTNERLRGTVIRYDSRTLIVTELHTRKHYLCDMPGRFKKLGIRPIVGDIVEFISTGESSGIVENILKRRNELKRPRIANVDQIVLVTCLEEPAVPFYILDRFLVLAEYSGLPTVIAVNKVDLLRSREFLRELYHTYGEYYNIIEVSAKTGHNIDLLREVFKGKISTMAGMSGVGKSSLLNALNPGLRLKTSDISRRLDRGKHTTSRVELLEFDFGGYVADTPGFASLELPELMPEELKEYFRELKAHSGYCAFSDCVHINEPNCYIKELVETEDIPLTRYESYKKMYEELLERSKQRKGRR
- the rpe gene encoding ribulose-phosphate 3-epimerase; protein product: MVKVSPSILAADFLKLQLELEKVRNADYLHIDVMDGHFVPNITFGIPLMEALNRTDTPPLDVHLMISEPSRYVDKFIDLGAKIVAVHIEAENHLHRLLENIKSRGVEAFVAINPHTPVNSLENILPFLDGVLVMTVNPGFTGQKFIPHIAEKVKQLDIIRKERDLKFRIAVDGGINLNNAPIVVEFGADILVMGAAIFRSAAPEEVVTKVKELKR
- the rdgB gene encoding RdgB/HAM1 family non-canonical purine NTP pyrophosphatase, giving the protein MNLKIHLVTGNNHKVEEIRSLADNELTVVPISDLVGEIEVDEKGDTFLQNALIKVETFRHLGIPLVADDSGLEIDALNGFPGVQSSRFMEGRPYSEKMAEILQRLDGEKNRKARFKCAAVFYHPSGVVLAVEGTVEGSIAYEIRGEQGFGYDPIFVPDGYDRTFGELGQEVKSIISHRARAFKKLFSLLRLFFSNIDTEKHHKSSE
- the lgt gene encoding prolipoprotein diacylglyceryl transferase; the protein is MKKSLLFFALAFTGIILLGWFVVLSFSGRIVVNPILLKLGPFEIRWYGFLIASAIFVAYLLGKKLALKEGIKEDHLIEMIFWGIIAGIIGARLYYVAFEFELYREYPMEIFRIWNGGLAIHGAIFGALLSGFLYTRLKKSAGIKFLQASDIFTSVLPLAQAIGRWGNFMNHEAYGAPTDLPWKMYVPLAYRMPGFREFEYFHPTFLYESLWDLFVFFIVFNYTRKFRKNYGETTGLYMVLYSAGRYFIEALRLDSLIVGQFRTAQVVSIILMICGAFLYLYSKRKGEAVRIVS
- the tig gene encoding trigger factor; this encodes MEKKNISQELNVEVFEFVFTPEEVGRAEDEAVRHVNANYSIRGFRKGKAPKGIIMSYLGENFDEIVFDELGKKVEEELKDEELFIPAIIAERKRNDDGSITFVVELHRKPKAEVKDYKGVEFSIPKKEEVLVNYVDNKLEELRNENAIIEPKEGPAEIGDVVEIEYTIVKDGKVIADKKTQEIHIVEGDDRPIVTNIIGKKKGDIVEFERTFENSDNVYNYTVGIKEVYKRILMELDDEFAKSVTSEVETLEELKKKIEKEGMEAFDNWKRDFLRQQAFDKIADFVDVKISDKTIDYFVVKSIENLIKEKTYQTYLKQAGSEENLRNQIRESILNELKRERFIEEIARTNEIEVTEEEILKNAEELAPYWGISVERAVEIVKSREDLREDIVSNLKKNKVLDLVIEVATIKEIETEEEKKEETSEDTKVENEEKE
- a CDS encoding metallophosphoesterase, producing the protein MWMVIADTHDNIESLKKAIKLAKEHYVDTIFHCGDIISPFTAKLLTEFDGEIFVVAGNNDGEKIMLKRILGESFFIGPVEITHRGKRIALMHEPFALKSLKDIDYIFYGHTHNMDIRPGKPFIVNPGEACGYLTGKETCLLLNELNDEYKILEL
- a CDS encoding TIGR03936 family radical SAM-associated protein produces the protein MAEYILRFGRGGLLRFLSRQETSTAIERMLRRAKIPIAYSQGFHPHPKLSYAPAVPTGVASSALYLKITTTTKDDEIFDKLLEHSVFTLRILGVWEVPEGTDFQELVEKYSYCLYLPKGRFDPNRFSPEIIVKKVGKRNVKTFKAGEVYEGYEFSELNDYFMVKYFQPITKLVSYQELLKILSITDGVSEGSVYVYVFDAVHKGRYLSEILNDIGGKKNVRS
- a CDS encoding YebC/PmpR family DNA-binding transcriptional regulator, which produces MSGHNKWANIKHRKAAQDAKKSKIFTKIIRELMVAAREGGTDPVTNTALRAAMDKAKAANMPKDTMEKAIKKGAGELEGQSFVEAMYEGYAPGGVAMLIRALTDNKNRTAQEIRHILSKHGGNMAESGSVAWMFERKGVISIPKSEISDMDEFQLLAIDAGAEDIKDEGDPVEIITTPEQVSDVKSTLEENGFTVSYELTYIPKNTVSVSGTDAEKLLKLLNLLEDSDDVQEVYANFEMDDAEMEAIMEKLG